In a genomic window of Flavobacterium crassostreae:
- a CDS encoding HopJ type III effector protein: protein MTLSTYLTTLKQNPKTIVFADTMAVIEDKYTFTPTAFQNGTLHNAAGQNSGSCKLFAFAKAQQLSLDQTLACFGAYYFEDVLNHPNGTDHQNIRNFMLTGWDGLHFEADALALK, encoded by the coding sequence ATGACATTATCTACCTACCTCACTACCCTAAAACAAAACCCTAAAACAATTGTCTTTGCAGATACTATGGCAGTGATTGAAGATAAGTATACCTTTACCCCTACCGCTTTTCAAAACGGAACCCTACACAATGCCGCTGGACAAAACTCTGGCTCTTGTAAATTGTTCGCTTTTGCAAAAGCACAACAACTCTCTCTAGACCAAACCCTAGCCTGTTTTGGAGCCTATTATTTTGAAGATGTTCTAAACCACCCCAACGGAACAGACCATCAAAATATCCGGAATTTTATGCTTACTGGATGGGATGGGCTACACTTTGAAGCAGATGCTTTGGCGTTAAAATAA
- the recJ gene encoding single-stranded-DNA-specific exonuclease RecJ, whose amino-acid sequence MRWTLKPKPPKETVAQLAAALNVEDFVANLLVQRGISTFDQAKDFFRPSLSHLHDPFLMKDMDKAVARIELAIAKQERILVFGDYDVDGTTAVSLVSSYLKSYYPDVATYIPDRYLEGYGISYKGIDFAHDNGFSLIIALDCGIKSIDMVAYAKAKQIDFIICDHHRPGDQLPEAVAVLDPKRADCNYPYEELCGCGVGFKLIQALGSNKGETSADLTPYLDLVATAIAADIVPMTGENRVLAYYGLQVINTNPRPGIKALVSQIKKHPIDITDVVFVLAPRINAAGRIQHGNRAVELLTEFNLEQAQLFASQIEQYNSYRKELDRQITQEALTQIEDNKETNRFTTVVFQEDWHKGVIGIVASRLIETHYRPTLVFTKSGDKYAASARSVKGFDVYNALEACSEYLDQFGGHMYAAGMTILPENYPAFKAAFEKQVQKTILPEMLTQEIEIDAEIQFTDITPKLFRILKQFEPFGPQNRTPVFWSKNIIDTGYPKTMGKNNEHLRLFVKQNNSPGIAAIGFGLGPKINLTKNQSPFQAAYCIDENQWNGKTTTQLRLKEIQE is encoded by the coding sequence ATGCGTTGGACCCTAAAACCAAAACCTCCCAAAGAGACTGTTGCCCAACTAGCTGCTGCCTTAAATGTGGAAGATTTTGTAGCTAACCTACTGGTACAACGAGGCATATCCACTTTTGATCAAGCCAAAGATTTTTTTCGGCCCTCTCTGAGCCACCTTCATGATCCGTTCTTGATGAAAGACATGGACAAAGCTGTTGCCCGAATTGAATTAGCAATTGCCAAACAAGAACGCATACTGGTTTTTGGAGATTATGACGTAGATGGCACCACAGCTGTTTCGTTAGTATCTTCTTACTTAAAATCCTATTATCCGGATGTTGCCACTTATATTCCAGATCGGTATCTAGAAGGATATGGCATCTCTTATAAAGGTATTGATTTTGCCCATGACAATGGTTTTAGCCTAATCATTGCTTTGGATTGCGGTATCAAATCCATAGATATGGTTGCTTACGCAAAAGCCAAACAGATTGATTTTATTATTTGTGACCACCACAGACCAGGAGACCAACTCCCCGAAGCCGTTGCGGTATTGGATCCCAAAAGAGCCGATTGCAACTATCCCTATGAGGAACTCTGTGGCTGCGGCGTAGGCTTTAAATTGATACAAGCTTTGGGTAGCAATAAAGGAGAAACAAGTGCCGATTTGACCCCATATCTAGATTTAGTAGCAACCGCTATTGCAGCAGATATTGTACCGATGACTGGCGAGAATCGGGTGTTGGCTTACTATGGACTACAAGTGATCAACACCAATCCAAGACCCGGAATTAAAGCCTTGGTCTCTCAGATAAAAAAACACCCCATAGACATAACCGATGTTGTTTTTGTGTTAGCGCCCAGAATCAATGCAGCAGGACGGATACAACATGGCAATCGGGCAGTAGAATTATTGACCGAATTTAATTTGGAACAAGCCCAACTATTTGCTTCCCAAATTGAACAATACAACTCCTATCGGAAAGAATTGGACCGACAAATAACCCAAGAGGCACTCACTCAAATAGAAGACAATAAAGAAACCAATAGGTTTACTACTGTGGTTTTTCAGGAAGATTGGCACAAAGGTGTCATTGGTATTGTAGCCTCTAGATTGATAGAAACCCATTACCGCCCTACTTTAGTTTTTACCAAAAGTGGAGACAAATACGCCGCCTCGGCACGATCTGTAAAAGGATTTGATGTTTATAATGCGCTAGAAGCTTGCTCAGAGTATTTAGATCAGTTTGGAGGCCATATGTATGCCGCAGGAATGACTATACTTCCTGAAAACTATCCTGCATTTAAAGCCGCATTTGAAAAACAAGTACAAAAAACCATCTTGCCCGAAATGCTTACGCAAGAAATCGAAATAGATGCCGAAATTCAATTTACAGACATTACGCCCAAGTTATTCCGAATTCTAAAACAATTTGAGCCTTTTGGCCCTCAGAACAGAACTCCAGTTTTTTGGAGCAAAAACATTATAGATACCGGCTATCCAAAAACCATGGGAAAAAATAATGAACATTTGCGGCTTTTTGTCAAACAAAACAACTCCCCAGGAATTGCTGCAATAGGTTTTGGTTTAGGCCCAAAAATAAACCTTACCAAAAATCAAAGTCCTTTCCAGGCGGCATATTGTATTGATGAAAACCAATGGAATGGCAAGACTACAACCCAATTAAGACTAAAAGAAATTCAAGAATGA